The following are encoded together in the Narcine bancroftii isolate sNarBan1 chromosome 10, sNarBan1.hap1, whole genome shotgun sequence genome:
- the tshz3b gene encoding teashirt homolog 3b isoform X1, with protein sequence MPTLGDAMISFSFELACCSRGERERADPKPRRWLHESAARPPNLGRSWGAVGRTPASMPRRKQQAPRRSSAYVSDELKAAVLGDEEGEASESGADGESSSKYVCNEQELSRESPCFQDSPAAEFSGQEMDSTSHVSETSDRSADFESNSIKNEDPPEEGGVQDSLEQMKAIYNNILSNSYWSSLSLGLNQPSEPVANGGSSSGGGGSSSSSSSSCESGSFDWHQSAMSKTLQQVSQTRFMQEPSLFSTVQLYRQSSKLYGSIFSGASKFRCKDCSAAYDTLVELTVHMNETGHYRDENNETDNNNPKKWSKPRKRSLLEMEGKEDAQKVLKCMYCGHSFESLQDLSVHMIKTKHYQKVPLKEPVTPFSTKVLPSTRKRPLLELELPSSPDSTGGTPKTSFSDTSDALQKSSNPYVTPNNRYGHQNGASYAWQFEARKSQILKCMECGSSHDTLQELTAHMMVTGHFVKVTNSAIKKGKQMVETPQTPTPTPVSAILEDKVQSVPLAASAFTSSLSTPASVSPKLNLEVKREVEKDCENEKEKEKEKICEEEEKYDISSKYQYLTEEDLEENPKGGLDILKSLENTVTSAINKAQNGTPSWSGYPSIHAAYQLPSIMKLPFGSSGKNTQVKSTYSNLDGMASPKSQPLVSPPSSQNSPVPKNNFHAMEELVKKVTEEVAKTEEKNKEAETKLSRLKLGTPSPCASEAGEQQKSETSKDPSPKSHESISNSLKDTAKESPSKDHLENGTEALKLTTNNMCTSTAIITDHPPEQPFVNPLSALQSVMNVHLGKAAKPALPTLDPMSMLYKMSNSLAEKAAVATPILQAKKAEPVDRYFYHVSSDQPIDLTKAKSDKSGSLGSVLLSSTSPSSTSSSSTVTTAKTSAVVSFMSNSPLRENALSDISDMLKNLTGSHTSKSSTPTSISDKSEVDGSTVEEPEEISPAQKRKGRQSNWNPQHLLILQAQFAASLRQTTDGKFIMSDLSPQERMHISRFTGLSMTTISHWLANVKYQLRRTGGTKFLKNLDSGHPVFFCNDCASQIRTPSTYISHLESHLGFRLRDLSKLSSEQISTQITHAKLPSEKPVLPSQDDETGVTFQCKLCNRTFASKHAVKLHLSKTHGKSPEDHLLYVLELEKQ encoded by the coding sequence CTTATGTATCAGACGAATTGAAGGCAGCAGTATTAGGGGATGAAGAAGGTGAAGCCAGTGAATCTGGAGCTGATGGGGAATCATCCTCAAAGTATGTGTGCAATGAACAGGAATTGAGCAGGGAATCTCCTTGCTTCCAGGACTCTCCGGCTGCTGAGTTTTCTGGGCAGGAGATGGACAGCACGTCACACGTCAGTGAAACCAGTGACCGATCGGCGGACTTTGAGAGCAACTCCATAAAGAATGAAGATCCACCCGAGGAAGGCGGAGTGCAGGATAGCTTGGAGCAAATGAAAGCAATATACAACAATATCCTGTCCAACTCCTACTGGTCATCTCTGAGTCTGGGGCTGAACCAGCCGAGTGAGCCAGTGGCAAACGGCGGCAGTAGCAGCGGCGGTGGCGGTAGTAGCAGTAGTAGTAGCAGCAGTTGTGAGAGCGGCAGCTTTGATTGGCATCAGTCTGCCATGTCCAAGACGTTGCAGCAAGTCTCTCAGACCAGGTTTATGCAGGAGCCCAGCCTCTTCAGCACAGTGCAATTGTACAGACAAAGCAGCAAGCTCTATGGCTCTATATTCAGTGGAGCCAGCAAATTCCGCTGTAAAGACTGCAGCGCTGCTTACGACACCTTGGTGGAGCTGACCGTGCACATGAATGAAACTGGACACTACCGAGATGAAAACAATGAAACTGACAATAACAACCCAAAAAAGTGGTCTAAGCCCCGTAAACGCTCGTTGCTGGAGATGGAGGGTAAGGAGGATGCTCAAAAAGTTCTCAAGTGCATGTACTGTGGCCATTCATTTGAGTCGCTTCAGGACTTAAGTGTGCACATGATCAAAACAAAACACTATCAGAAAGTGCCTCTGAAGGagcctgtgacaccattttccacAAAGGTGCTCCCTTCCACCAGGAAAAGGCCGCTGCTTGAGCTGGAGCTGCCAAGTTCTCCAGATTCCACAGGTGGTACACCAAAAACATCTTTCTCAGACACAAGTGATGCACTACAAAAGTCTTCAAATCCTTATGTTACACCAAATAACCGCTATGGACACCAGAATGGTGCCAGCTACGCTTGGCAGTTTGAGGCAAGGAAGTCCCAGATCCTCAAGTGCATGGAGTGTGGGAGTTCTCACGATACCTTACAGGAACTGACTGCACACATGATGGTGACTGGACATTTTGTCAAAGTGACCAATTCGGCAATCAAGAAAGGGAAACAGATGGTTGAAACACCACAGACGCCAACACCCACACCAGTCTCAGCGATCCTAGAAGATAAAGTTCAGTCTGTTCCTTTAGCGGCAAGTGCTTTCACGTCATCATTAAGTACCCCTGCCAGCGTCTCACCAAAATTAAACCTTGAAGTGAAAAGGGAAGTTGAAAAAGACTGTGAAAatgagaaggagaaagagaaagaaaaaatctGTGAGGAAGAGGAAAAATATGACATTTCTTCCAAATATCAGTATCTGACGGAAGAAGACCTTGAAGAAAACCCTAAAGGGGGCCTAGACATCCTAAAGTCTTTGGAAAATACAGTGACCTCCGCTATTAACAAAGCTCAGAATGGGACTCCAAGCTGGAGTGGCTATCCCAGTATTCATGCTGCCTACCAGCTTCCTAGTATCATGAAGTTACCGTTTGGTTCATCAGGGAAGAATACACAAGTGAAGTCAACATATAGCAACCTAGATGGAATGGCCTCTCCAAAGAGCCAGCCCTTGGTTTCACCCCCCAGCAGCCAGAACTCGCCTGTACCAAAAAACAATTTCCATGCAATGGAAGAGCTGGTGAAGAAGGTCACAGAGGAGGTAGCCAAAACTGAAGAAAAGAATAAAGAGGCAGAAACTAAATTATCCCGACTGAAACTTGGAACGCCTTCCCCGTGTGCCAGTGAAGCAGGTGAACAACAAAAAAGTGAGACTTCGAAAGACCCAAGTCCAAAGAGTCATGAGAGTATTTCCAACAGCCTGAAGGACACTGCTAAAGAGAGTCCATCCAAGGATCATTTAGAGAATGGTACAGAGGCCTTAAAACTCACTACAAATAACATGTGCACTAGCACCGCAATTATCACAGATCACCCTCCTGAACAACCTTTTGTTAATCCATTAAGTGCATTGCAGTCCGTTATGAATGTTCACTTGGGAAAAGCAGCCAAGCCTGCATTGCCTACCTTGGACCCGATGAGCATGCTTTACAAAATGAGCAACAGCCTGGCAGAAAAGGCTGCTGTGGCCACCCCAATTTTGCAGGCCAAAAAAGCAGAGCCCGTGGACCGTTATTTCTATCACGTCAGCAGTGACCAGCCCATTGATTTGACAAAAGCCAAGAGTGACAAAAGTGGTTCTTTGGGTTCAGTGCTTTTGTCATCTACATCCCCGTCGTCAACATCTTCTTCATCCACTGTGACAACAGCAAAGACATCTGCAGTCGTGTCATTCATGTCAAACTCGCCGCTGCGTGAGAATGCCTTGTCAGATATCTCTGATATGCTGAAAAACCTGACAGGAAGTCACACGTCAAAATCCTCTACACCTACAAGCATTTCAGACAAATCTGAGGTGGATGGTAGCACTGTGGAAGAGCCAGAGGAGATTTCCCCAGCACAGAAACGCAAAGGGCGGCAGTCAAACTGGAACCCACAGCATTTACTCATTCTGCAGGCCCAGTTTGCAGCCAGCCTGAGACAAACAACTGACGGAAAGTTCATTATGTCGGACCTCAGCCCACAGGAAAGAATGCACATCTCAAGGTTTACAGGACTCTCCATGACAACAATCAGCCACTGGTTAGCCAATGTCAAGTACCAGCTTCGAAGGACAGGTGGAACAAAATTTCTTAAGAACCTGGACTCTGGTCATCCAGTGTTTTTTTGTAATGATTGTGCATCACAGATCAGAACTCCTTCTACGTATATCAGTCACTTAGAATCACACTTAGGCTTCAGGTTACGAGACTTATCAAAACTTTCTAGTGAACAGATAAGCACCCAGATTACACATGCAAAACTGCCCTCTGAGAAACCGGTGTTGCCATCTCAAGACGATGAGACTGGTGTAACTTTCCAGTGCAAACTCTGTAATCGGACTTTTGCCAGTAAGCATGCAGTTAAACTGCATCTCAGCAAAACTCACGGCAAATCACCAGAAGACCACCTTCTGTATGTTTTAGAGTTAGAGAAACAGTAG
- the tshz3b gene encoding teashirt homolog 3b isoform X2, with protein MPRRKQQAPRRSSAYVSDELKAAVLGDEEGEASESGADGESSSKYVCNEQELSRESPCFQDSPAAEFSGQEMDSTSHVSETSDRSADFESNSIKNEDPPEEGGVQDSLEQMKAIYNNILSNSYWSSLSLGLNQPSEPVANGGSSSGGGGSSSSSSSSCESGSFDWHQSAMSKTLQQVSQTRFMQEPSLFSTVQLYRQSSKLYGSIFSGASKFRCKDCSAAYDTLVELTVHMNETGHYRDENNETDNNNPKKWSKPRKRSLLEMEGKEDAQKVLKCMYCGHSFESLQDLSVHMIKTKHYQKVPLKEPVTPFSTKVLPSTRKRPLLELELPSSPDSTGGTPKTSFSDTSDALQKSSNPYVTPNNRYGHQNGASYAWQFEARKSQILKCMECGSSHDTLQELTAHMMVTGHFVKVTNSAIKKGKQMVETPQTPTPTPVSAILEDKVQSVPLAASAFTSSLSTPASVSPKLNLEVKREVEKDCENEKEKEKEKICEEEEKYDISSKYQYLTEEDLEENPKGGLDILKSLENTVTSAINKAQNGTPSWSGYPSIHAAYQLPSIMKLPFGSSGKNTQVKSTYSNLDGMASPKSQPLVSPPSSQNSPVPKNNFHAMEELVKKVTEEVAKTEEKNKEAETKLSRLKLGTPSPCASEAGEQQKSETSKDPSPKSHESISNSLKDTAKESPSKDHLENGTEALKLTTNNMCTSTAIITDHPPEQPFVNPLSALQSVMNVHLGKAAKPALPTLDPMSMLYKMSNSLAEKAAVATPILQAKKAEPVDRYFYHVSSDQPIDLTKAKSDKSGSLGSVLLSSTSPSSTSSSSTVTTAKTSAVVSFMSNSPLRENALSDISDMLKNLTGSHTSKSSTPTSISDKSEVDGSTVEEPEEISPAQKRKGRQSNWNPQHLLILQAQFAASLRQTTDGKFIMSDLSPQERMHISRFTGLSMTTISHWLANVKYQLRRTGGTKFLKNLDSGHPVFFCNDCASQIRTPSTYISHLESHLGFRLRDLSKLSSEQISTQITHAKLPSEKPVLPSQDDETGVTFQCKLCNRTFASKHAVKLHLSKTHGKSPEDHLLYVLELEKQ; from the coding sequence CTTATGTATCAGACGAATTGAAGGCAGCAGTATTAGGGGATGAAGAAGGTGAAGCCAGTGAATCTGGAGCTGATGGGGAATCATCCTCAAAGTATGTGTGCAATGAACAGGAATTGAGCAGGGAATCTCCTTGCTTCCAGGACTCTCCGGCTGCTGAGTTTTCTGGGCAGGAGATGGACAGCACGTCACACGTCAGTGAAACCAGTGACCGATCGGCGGACTTTGAGAGCAACTCCATAAAGAATGAAGATCCACCCGAGGAAGGCGGAGTGCAGGATAGCTTGGAGCAAATGAAAGCAATATACAACAATATCCTGTCCAACTCCTACTGGTCATCTCTGAGTCTGGGGCTGAACCAGCCGAGTGAGCCAGTGGCAAACGGCGGCAGTAGCAGCGGCGGTGGCGGTAGTAGCAGTAGTAGTAGCAGCAGTTGTGAGAGCGGCAGCTTTGATTGGCATCAGTCTGCCATGTCCAAGACGTTGCAGCAAGTCTCTCAGACCAGGTTTATGCAGGAGCCCAGCCTCTTCAGCACAGTGCAATTGTACAGACAAAGCAGCAAGCTCTATGGCTCTATATTCAGTGGAGCCAGCAAATTCCGCTGTAAAGACTGCAGCGCTGCTTACGACACCTTGGTGGAGCTGACCGTGCACATGAATGAAACTGGACACTACCGAGATGAAAACAATGAAACTGACAATAACAACCCAAAAAAGTGGTCTAAGCCCCGTAAACGCTCGTTGCTGGAGATGGAGGGTAAGGAGGATGCTCAAAAAGTTCTCAAGTGCATGTACTGTGGCCATTCATTTGAGTCGCTTCAGGACTTAAGTGTGCACATGATCAAAACAAAACACTATCAGAAAGTGCCTCTGAAGGagcctgtgacaccattttccacAAAGGTGCTCCCTTCCACCAGGAAAAGGCCGCTGCTTGAGCTGGAGCTGCCAAGTTCTCCAGATTCCACAGGTGGTACACCAAAAACATCTTTCTCAGACACAAGTGATGCACTACAAAAGTCTTCAAATCCTTATGTTACACCAAATAACCGCTATGGACACCAGAATGGTGCCAGCTACGCTTGGCAGTTTGAGGCAAGGAAGTCCCAGATCCTCAAGTGCATGGAGTGTGGGAGTTCTCACGATACCTTACAGGAACTGACTGCACACATGATGGTGACTGGACATTTTGTCAAAGTGACCAATTCGGCAATCAAGAAAGGGAAACAGATGGTTGAAACACCACAGACGCCAACACCCACACCAGTCTCAGCGATCCTAGAAGATAAAGTTCAGTCTGTTCCTTTAGCGGCAAGTGCTTTCACGTCATCATTAAGTACCCCTGCCAGCGTCTCACCAAAATTAAACCTTGAAGTGAAAAGGGAAGTTGAAAAAGACTGTGAAAatgagaaggagaaagagaaagaaaaaatctGTGAGGAAGAGGAAAAATATGACATTTCTTCCAAATATCAGTATCTGACGGAAGAAGACCTTGAAGAAAACCCTAAAGGGGGCCTAGACATCCTAAAGTCTTTGGAAAATACAGTGACCTCCGCTATTAACAAAGCTCAGAATGGGACTCCAAGCTGGAGTGGCTATCCCAGTATTCATGCTGCCTACCAGCTTCCTAGTATCATGAAGTTACCGTTTGGTTCATCAGGGAAGAATACACAAGTGAAGTCAACATATAGCAACCTAGATGGAATGGCCTCTCCAAAGAGCCAGCCCTTGGTTTCACCCCCCAGCAGCCAGAACTCGCCTGTACCAAAAAACAATTTCCATGCAATGGAAGAGCTGGTGAAGAAGGTCACAGAGGAGGTAGCCAAAACTGAAGAAAAGAATAAAGAGGCAGAAACTAAATTATCCCGACTGAAACTTGGAACGCCTTCCCCGTGTGCCAGTGAAGCAGGTGAACAACAAAAAAGTGAGACTTCGAAAGACCCAAGTCCAAAGAGTCATGAGAGTATTTCCAACAGCCTGAAGGACACTGCTAAAGAGAGTCCATCCAAGGATCATTTAGAGAATGGTACAGAGGCCTTAAAACTCACTACAAATAACATGTGCACTAGCACCGCAATTATCACAGATCACCCTCCTGAACAACCTTTTGTTAATCCATTAAGTGCATTGCAGTCCGTTATGAATGTTCACTTGGGAAAAGCAGCCAAGCCTGCATTGCCTACCTTGGACCCGATGAGCATGCTTTACAAAATGAGCAACAGCCTGGCAGAAAAGGCTGCTGTGGCCACCCCAATTTTGCAGGCCAAAAAAGCAGAGCCCGTGGACCGTTATTTCTATCACGTCAGCAGTGACCAGCCCATTGATTTGACAAAAGCCAAGAGTGACAAAAGTGGTTCTTTGGGTTCAGTGCTTTTGTCATCTACATCCCCGTCGTCAACATCTTCTTCATCCACTGTGACAACAGCAAAGACATCTGCAGTCGTGTCATTCATGTCAAACTCGCCGCTGCGTGAGAATGCCTTGTCAGATATCTCTGATATGCTGAAAAACCTGACAGGAAGTCACACGTCAAAATCCTCTACACCTACAAGCATTTCAGACAAATCTGAGGTGGATGGTAGCACTGTGGAAGAGCCAGAGGAGATTTCCCCAGCACAGAAACGCAAAGGGCGGCAGTCAAACTGGAACCCACAGCATTTACTCATTCTGCAGGCCCAGTTTGCAGCCAGCCTGAGACAAACAACTGACGGAAAGTTCATTATGTCGGACCTCAGCCCACAGGAAAGAATGCACATCTCAAGGTTTACAGGACTCTCCATGACAACAATCAGCCACTGGTTAGCCAATGTCAAGTACCAGCTTCGAAGGACAGGTGGAACAAAATTTCTTAAGAACCTGGACTCTGGTCATCCAGTGTTTTTTTGTAATGATTGTGCATCACAGATCAGAACTCCTTCTACGTATATCAGTCACTTAGAATCACACTTAGGCTTCAGGTTACGAGACTTATCAAAACTTTCTAGTGAACAGATAAGCACCCAGATTACACATGCAAAACTGCCCTCTGAGAAACCGGTGTTGCCATCTCAAGACGATGAGACTGGTGTAACTTTCCAGTGCAAACTCTGTAATCGGACTTTTGCCAGTAAGCATGCAGTTAAACTGCATCTCAGCAAAACTCACGGCAAATCACCAGAAGACCACCTTCTGTATGTTTTAGAGTTAGAGAAACAGTAG